GCTTCTCAGAATATCCTACAGTGTATTactctagtctgtgtgtgtaccatgCCAACATCATATTCACTTCACACGGGTACTGTAACTGTATCACAACACCAATAACAGACGGGGTAACAGGATAACTTGGTCacctgtgtgtgtaattgtgCTTCGACTACTGttattgagagaaagagaaaatgaggaGAGTAAAAAGGCTTCTTAAAAAGTTTTGGTTTCACTCTCTCACTCGTGGAAAATACAGTTACAGATACCATTGCAATTGAGGTGAATGAATAGTGAACgcaaatgcaaaaaaatatacaCATAACGTTATGTTCATTTCTCAACTCTTCTGCAATGCTAGCAGCCATGTGTCTGCTTCTGCTTTAACTGGGGAAAGGTAGGTTCACAGTTTCCATAGAGACCTCAATGAAGTCATTTATTTAGCTTTCACTGAAGTCAGAATGAAAGTGGACAAAATGtcttcttgttcctctttggtgAATGCAAAATAAGCATCTGAAACTGAAACAGTATTCCACTGTAAATATTGATAGAGGTTCTTGTACATAAACAGGGTCTATCAGACAAAGATCTTTGTAGCGTTAAATATAACTTCCTCCCTCACCGACTGGCTGTTCAGCTTCCTTAATTCATCAGCAGTTTTACCCTCTTTGCATGCATAAGACGACAACAGTAAAAATAGGGGCGCATCCCAgcctcccaaatggaaccctactcaaatcaaatcatatcaaattgtatttgtcccgtgcgctgaatagaacaggtgtcggtagaccttccagtgaaatggTTACCATGAAATGGTTGTTCCCCTTATAGTGGACTACGTTTGAGCAAAGCCCaaatgaaatagggtgccatttgcagtCTTTGTGTAGTGTCGACCAGGGGATACCACTAAGACAGGCTAAAAATACACAGACGGACGGTTAGGGAAATGGTGCCTATGTCACAATAACTACAGAGGAACGTTACAATACAGATCAGGACAGGAAAAGGTGTTTTGCAAGTGTGAGACaaagagatgaagaagagaggaatggagagtgtgtaacgtctgcttccagctcactctctcaaacacgtagatcccctgaacgctgctcaccttccagctcactctctcaaacacatagatccctgaacacagctcaccttccagctcacactctcaaacacatagatcccctgaacgctgCTCACCTTCCAGCTGAACACAGCTCACCTTCCAGCttactctcaaacacgtagatcccctgaacacagctcaccttccagctcactctctcaaacacgtagatcccctgaacgctgctcaccttccagctcactctctcaaacacatagatccactgaacacagctcaccttccagctcacactctcaaacacatagatcccctgaacgctgctcaccttccagctcactctctcaaacacatagatcccctgaacacagctcaccttccagctcactctctcaaacacatagatcccctgaacacagctcaccttccagctcactctctcaaacacgtagatcccctgaacacagctcaccttccagctcacactctcaaacacatagatcccctgaacgcagctcaccttcacactctcaaacacatagatccagCTTCCAGCTCActctctcaaacacgtagatcccctgaacacagctcaccttccagctcactctcaaacacatagatcccctgaacgcagctcaccttccagctcacactctcaaacacatagatccacTGAACGCAGCTCACCTTCCAGCTCactctctcaaacacatagatcccctgaacgcagctcaccttccagctcactctctcaaacacatagatcccctgaacacagctcaccttccagctcacactctcaaacacatagatcccctgaacgcagctcaccttccagctcacactctcaaacacatagatcccctgaacgcagctcaccttccagctcactctctcaaacacgtagatcccctgaacacagctcaccttccagctcactctcaaacacatagatcccctgaacgctgctcaccttccagctcacactctcaaacacatagatcccctgaacgctgctcaccttccagctcactctcaaacacgtagatcccctgaacgctgctcaccttccagctcactctcaaacacgtagatcccctgaacacagctcaccttccagctcacactctcaaacacgtagatcccctgaacacagctcaccttccagctcacacactcaaacacgtagatcccctgaacacagctcaccttccagctcacactctcaaacacgtagatcccctgaacacagctcaccttccagctcacactctcaaacacgtagatcccctgaacacagctcaccttccagctcacactctcaaacacgtagatcccctgaacgcagctcaccttccagctcacactcaaacacgtagatcccctgaacacagctcaccttccagctcacactctcaaacacgtagatcccctgaacacagctcaccttccagctcacactctcaaacacgtagatcccctgaacacagctcaccttccagctcactctcaaacacgtagatcccctgaacacagctcaccttccagctcacactctcaaacacgtagatcccctgaacgctgctcaccttccagctcacactctcaaacacgtagatccctgaacacagctcaccttccagctcactctcaaacacgtagatcccctgaacacagctcaccttCCAGCTCACTCTCAAACAAAGATCCCCTAGATGCTCCCAGAACACAGTTcaccttccagctcacactctcaaacacgtagatcccctgaacgcagctcaccttccagctcacactctcaaacacgtagatcccctgaacacagctcaccttccagctcacactctcaaacacgtagatccctgaacacagctcaccttccagctcactctctcaaacacgtagatcccctgaacacagctcaccttccagctcacactctcaaacacgtagatcccctgaacacagctcaccttccagctcactctcaaacacatagatcccctgaacgcagctcaccttccagctcactctcaaacacgtagatcccctgaacacagctcaccttccagctcactctcaaacacgtagatccctgAACGCTGCTcaccttccagctcacactctcaaacacgtagatcccctgaacacagctcaccttccagctcacactctcaaacacgtagatcccatGAACACAGCTCACCTTCCAAACGTAGATCCCTGAACACTctctctcaaacacgtagatcccctgaacacagctcaccttccagctcaaacacgtagatcccctgaacacactctcaaacacgtagatcccctgaacacagctcaccttccagctcactctcaaacacatagatcccctgaacacagctgctcaccttccagctcactctcaaacacgtagatcccctgaacacagctcaccttccagctcacttccagctcacactctcaaacacatagatcccctgaacacagctcaccttccagctcactctcaaacacatagatcccctgaacacagctcaccttccagctcacactctcaaacacgtagatcccctgaacacagctcaccttccagctcacactctcaaacacatagatcccctgaacacagctgctcaccttccagctcacactctcaaacacgtagatcccctgaacacagctcaccttccagctcacactctcaaacacatagatcccctgaacgctgCTCACCTTCCAGCTCAAACACATCCCCACTCTTCAAACTCTCaaacatagatcccctgaacacagctcacctccagctcaccttccagctcacactctcaaacacatagatcccctgaacgctgctcaccttccagctcacactctcaaacacgtagatcccctgaacacagctcaccttccagctcacactctcaaacacgatCCCCTAGACCTTCCAGCtccactctcaaacacatagatcccctgctgctcaccttccagctcacactctcaaacacatagatcccctgacaCAGCTGCTcaccttccagctcacactctcaaacacgtagatcccctgaacacagctcaccttccagctcacactctcaaacacatagatcccctgaacgctgctcaccttccagctcacactctcaaacacatagatcccctgaacactgctcaccttccagctcacactctcaaacacatagatcccctgaacgctgctcaccttccagctcacactctcaaacacatagatcccctgaacgctgctcaccttccagctcacactctcaaacacatagatcccctgaaagcACCTCACTTtacagcccactttccagctcacactctcaaacacatagatcccctgaaagcACCTCACTTtacagcccactttccagctcacactctcaaacacatagatcccctgaacgcagctcactctccagatcccaatcacctgaattctgatcacctgttcacatacctgtatgtcattatcacacactatttaggtcagttctttgcaccccatcattgtgaggtattgtttatTTTGTAACACACTCAGAGCTCTGTTTCTCCTGTAATttactcctcctgtgtatgattgtttttgcctgcctcactaacggcTCCTTTTGCCTATTCACTGCCTGTACTtcatcggatttcctgttatcaacctattgcctgatctcccggacttcctagccttttccctgcctgtactgttgtctTTCTGGACCCCCTCTGTATGACATTGCATCATAACAGACACAATCCTGTATCATTTCTATACCCTGCTAATCCCTCTCTTTCccgcccgccctctctctctccctctctttccatccgtctctctctctctctttccatccgtctctctctctctttccatccgtctctctctctctctttccatccgtctctctctctctctttccatccgtctctctctctctctttccatccgtctctctctctctttccatccgtctctctctctctttccatccgtctctctctctctttctctctttcatcctttccatctctctctctctttccatccgtctctctctctctctctttccatccgtctctctctctctctttccatccgtctctctctctctctctctttccatccgtctctctctctctctctctctttccatccgtctctctctctctctctctttccatccgtctctctctctctctctctctttccatccgtctctctctctctctctctttccatccgtctctctctctctctctctttccatccgtctctctctctctcttctctttccatccgtctctctctctctctttccatccgtctctctctctctctctttccatccgtctctctctctctctctctttccatccgtctctctctctctctctctttccatccgtctctttctctctctctctttccatccgtctctctctctctctctctctttccatccgtctctctctctctctctttccatccgtctctctctctctctctttccatccgtctctctctttccatccgtctctctctctctctctctttccatccgtctctctctctctctctttccatccgtctctctctctctctctttccatccgtctctctctctctctctttccatccgtctctctctcttctctctctctttctctctctatcttttcccctctctctttccctctctctctctccctctctctctctctctctttccctctctctctctctttccctctctctctctctctttccctctctctctctctttctctttccatccgtctctctctctctctctatctatccctccctccctccatctctctctcctcagaaacAACAAAAATAGTAGTCATGAGCAGCAACACCACTCATAACTGCACAGAGCCCCAGAGTAACTGGCTCTTTGTTGGGGTCTACTCCATGGTCTTCATGGTTGGCCTCATCCTCAACCTCACAGGTATTATGGAGCGAATGTTCTTACATTATTATCTTCTTGTCTATATCAATGAAAATGTGTTTGGAGCCAAGATCAAacacgtatatatatatttttaacaggCCATAACTCACTTGGTAATAAGTGGCAATTTAAGCTTTGTTTCATGTTTGAATGGCATGTCTTTAATAGCTAGACGTCAATGCAATGCTGCAGCTTTGTTATGCCACAATACGTCCATTTTCTTATTCCTCACAGCACTAGTGGTGTTCTTCCGCTACACCAAGTCTCGGTCTCACACCACCGTCTACATGACTAACCTGGCCATCGCAGACCTTCTTCTGGTCCTCACTCTGCCCCTGAGGATCTACTACCATCTGGGAATGTCTGGgttacctcagttacctcaggTCCTGTGTGAAGGTAAAGGCTTGTCTAGGTTACAACAGGTCCTTTGTGAAGGTAAAGGCTTGTCTGAgttacctcagttacctcaggTCCTGTGTGAAGGTAAAGGCTTGTCTGGgttacctcagttacctcaggTCCTGTGTGAAGGTAAAGGCTTGTCTAGGTTACAACAGGTCCTTTGTGAAGGTAAAGGCTTGTCTGAGTTATCTCAGTTACCTCAGGCCCTGTGTGAATGTAAAGGCTTGTCTGAgttacctcagttacctcaggTCCTGTGTGAAGGTAAAGGCTTGTCTGAgttacctcagttacctcaggCCCTGTGTGAAGGTACATGCTTGTCTAGGTTACAACAGGTCCTTTGTGAAGGTAAAGGCTTGTCTGAgttacctcagttacctcaggTCCTGTGTGAAGGTAAAGGCTTGTCTGAgttacctcagttacctcaggTCCTGTGTGAAGGTAAAGGCTTGTCTGAgttacctcagttacctcaggTCCTGTGTGAAGGTAAAGGCTTGTCTAGGTTACAACAGGTCCTTTGTGAAGGTAAAGGCTTGTCTGAGTTATCTCAGTTACCTCAGGCCCTGTGTGAAGGTAAAGGCTTGTCTAGGTTACAACAGGTCCTGTGTGAAGGTAAAGGCTTGTCTGAGTTATCTCAGTTACCTCAGGCCCTGTGTGAAGGTAAAGGCTTGTCTAGGTTACAACAGGTCCTTTGTGAAGGTAAAGGCTTGTCTGAGTTATCTCAGTTACCTCAGGCCCTGTGTGAATGTAAAGGCTTGTCTGAgttacctcagttacctcaggCCCTGTGTGAAGGTAAAGGCTTGTCTAGGTTACAACAGGTCCTGTGTGAAGGTAAAGGCTTGTCTGAGTTATCTCAGTTACCTCAGGCCCTGTGTGAAGGTAAAGGCTTGTCTAGGTTACAACAGGTCCTTTGTGAAGGTAAAGGCTTGTCTGAGTTATCTCAGTTACCTCAGGCCCTGTGTGAATGTAAAGGCTTGTCTGAgttacctcagttacctcaggCCCTGTGTGAAGGTACATGCTTGTCTAGGTTACATCAGGTCCTGTGTGAAGGTAAAGGCTTGTCTAGGTTACATCAGGTCCTGTGTGAAGGTAAAGGCTTGTCTAGGTTACCTCAGGCCCTGTGTGAAGGTAAAGGCTTGTCTGAgttacctcagttacctcaggCCCTGTGTGAAGGTACATGCTTGTCTAGGTTACATCAGGTCCTGTGTGAAAGTAAAGGCTTGTTCAGGTTACCTCAGGTTCCGTGTGAAGATAAAGGCTTTGTCCAGGTTACCTCAGGTTCTGTGTGAAGATAAATGTTGACTCTTTGCTGTTATGTTAGCTTAGTCACaatatctgtttgtgctatcatgccaactcattaatgtcattgtcaagccaaacatgttTATCATCACATTGAGTGAATCTACAATCTAGGAGTTTTGTCCTTGAATGTTATACATTGCACTCTCGGTTTTGTCCGTCCGTgtcctgtttttttttacaaagatcATTTTAATTGCTTTTCTTATGATGTGTAAAACAAATTCCCATATGGCAGTAAAGGTTTTATTTTTCTCCATTCACACATTCATTAATTTATAAATTCATGTATTTATTCCAGGGGTGGGCCTGGTTCTGCTGGTCAACATGTATGGCAGCATCTTTCTCCTCACCTGCATGTGTTTCGACCGTTGTGTAGCCGTATGTTTCCCCATGTCTTGCCGGATTCGGGAGGGCCGAAAGAAAGCCCCATTGGTCTGCCTCGGTGTCTGGGTCCTTACCATCGGAGCCAGCCTCCCATTCTACATCTCCAAACGCAGGTACAAATAGGACCCAGATATTCTCCTCATCAGGTCAACTAGGACCCAGATATTCTCCTCATCACGTCAACTAGGACCCAGATATTCTCCTCATCACGTCAACTAGGACCCAGATATTCTCCTCATCACGTCAACTAGGACCCAGATATTCTCCTCATCAGGTCAACTAGGACCCAGATATTCTCCTCATCAGGTCAACTAGGACCCCGATATTTTCCTCATCAGGTCAACTAGGACCCCAATATTTTCCTCATCAGGTCAACTAGGACCAAGGTATTCTCCTCATCAGGTCAACTAGGACCAAGGTATTCTCCTGGTCAGGTCAACTAGGACCAAGGTATTCTCCTGGTCAGGTCAACTAGGACCAAGGTATTCTCCTGGTCAGGTCAACTAGGACCAAGGTATTCTCCTGGTCAGGTCAACTAGGACCAAGGTATTCTCCTCATCAGGTCAACTAGGACCAAGGTATTCTCCTGGTCAGGTCAACTAGGACCAAGGTATTCTCCTGGTCAGGTCAACTAGGACCAAGGTATTCTCCTGGCGAGGTCACAAAAACAAATTGCCCTATAGACCCTTTTCCAGTGTACGTCACACTGACGTCACGCACAGATACGCGCGACTCTTGGCGGCCGTAAGAAAGCCATCGCCATCTGTGCCCATTCAACATCGCCTAGATTTCCTTTTTTATTGCTTATAAACTAAATTTATTGGGTTCTCATGCGCTTACAATTATGTTTTTATTCTTGTTTGAACAGTCGctaagattatatttggttgtgatcgttgcaaaataactattttggatgcagcagttgttagctagaatgctaacacTCATTGATATAGTCTGTAGCAAAACCTAGCTAAAGAAtaattttactggttgaagtgttttttaagtataatgcagttgatttgcgatgatgacacacacattatattaagcaggacattcgtATGAGCATTAAAatccaattataatccaaaagcAGTGTGAAATGCACCCATTAGCAACATGTAAATAGAGGCTTTTTTTGCTGGCGTTCTATAAGAAGTCCCCCTTGTTCTGCCACCAACTTGCGCTCATCTCCCTCGTGCGGCAATGtttgcaaacacagaaagggTTCTGTAACATCACATCAGACCCAACCCTGTATCATTTATATATCCTgttatattccctctctctccctttctctctctctcttcctccctctttctccctttatcTCGCTCTGTCTTTCGGCTGAAACATAGAGAGGCATCCAATGAGATGCAGGACCTTTGTTTCGGGAACCTTCCAGTCTACGCCACACAGGCAACGGCAGTCGCCTCGACACTAACCATCGGCTTTGGCATCCCCTTGGTGGTGATGTTGGTCTGTTCCTCGGCGTTGATCCGCACCATCACAAGGAGCGCTGTAGCCCAGACAGAACTCATCAACTCTGGGAAGATCCAGAGGATGATCACCACCAACCTGGTGATATTTCTGGCCTGCTTCCTGCCCTACCATGGGAGTCTGGTGCTCCTCTATGTCCATAGGAAAGCGGTACCATGCCCCCTACTGTCGGCATACCGCTATAGCCTAATGGTGGCCTGTCTGAACGCCATTTTGGATCCACTGGCGTACTATTTCACCACGGAGACGT
This DNA window, taken from Oncorhynchus tshawytscha isolate Ot180627B linkage group LG10, Otsh_v2.0, whole genome shotgun sequence, encodes the following:
- the LOC112259749 gene encoding lysophosphatidic acid receptor 6-like; translation: MSSNTTHNCTEPQSNWLFVGVYSMVFMVGLILNLTALVVFFRYTKSRSHTTVYMTNLAIADLLLVLTLPLRIYYHLGMSGLPQLPQVLCEGVGLVLLVNMYGSIFLLTCMCFDRCVAVCFPMSCRIREGRKKAPLVCLGVWVLTIGASLPFYISKRREASNEMQDLCFGNLPVYATQATAVASTLTIGFGIPLVVMLVCSSALIRTITRSAVAQTELINSGKIQRMITTNLVIFLACFLPYHGSLVLLYVHRKAVPCPLLSAYRYSLMVACLNAILDPLAYYFTTETFRKKVDMDAMRRMFPLNSQNSEGNTSRAPFNT